In one Desulfobaculum bizertense DSM 18034 genomic region, the following are encoded:
- a CDS encoding reductive dehalogenase, translated as MESKEHTSGLNRRQFTKLLGGLSVGATSAALAGPLSQAAAAEEKSQDLRAQFRKVKNPIKIDEKTFKRFNGKNLTFNALPRDTNQNSLGEMFHRAMTNWPTGEIGKDLPKVSVADARTQMAFLYGMERMNTLTGHHGEGMENKGPLSWNDENGDEPVPHFPAPSLSDPVELTKLAKICARLAGADLVGICKLNRNWIYSDVQRNPYIPDPPITKKISFEDAERPLETDDKLIIPNTVQYAIVMGFAMNRPLMQTSPATISTAASSLGYSRMGFASQTLSAYIRAQGYHAIPCKNGVGMSVPMAIEAGLGQDGRNGLLITPEFGPNIRIDKVLTSMPLVPDDPIDIGVHEFCRHCKKCARECPSKNITMGERTFEGPSECTHSGVYKWQNDPKKCLAFWVENCSDCGNCIAVCPFTKGKMWAHAVTEWSIKNVPAADGIWLNLDDAFHYGERRDAKEVFETMNVAPYGLDPDKFAKTHKG; from the coding sequence ATGGAGAGTAAAGAGCATACATCGGGTTTAAACAGGCGGCAGTTCACCAAGCTTCTTGGCGGGCTGAGTGTTGGAGCCACAAGCGCCGCCCTTGCAGGACCACTTTCGCAGGCCGCCGCCGCAGAAGAAAAATCTCAGGACCTGCGCGCCCAGTTCCGCAAGGTCAAAAATCCCATCAAAATTGATGAGAAAACATTCAAGCGCTTTAATGGCAAGAACCTGACTTTTAACGCACTGCCTCGCGATACCAACCAAAACAGCCTCGGCGAAATGTTCCACCGCGCCATGACGAACTGGCCCACAGGTGAGATTGGCAAAGACCTGCCCAAAGTCAGCGTTGCTGACGCCCGCACACAGATGGCGTTCCTGTATGGCATGGAACGGATGAATACACTGACGGGGCATCACGGTGAAGGCATGGAAAACAAGGGACCTTTGAGCTGGAATGATGAGAATGGTGACGAACCAGTTCCGCACTTCCCGGCTCCAAGCCTAAGCGATCCTGTCGAGCTGACCAAGCTTGCAAAAATTTGCGCCCGTCTTGCTGGCGCTGACCTCGTTGGTATCTGCAAACTGAATCGCAACTGGATATATTCCGACGTTCAGCGCAATCCATATATTCCTGATCCACCCATCACAAAAAAAATCAGCTTCGAAGACGCAGAGCGGCCTCTCGAAACTGATGATAAACTTATTATTCCCAACACGGTGCAATACGCCATTGTCATGGGCTTTGCCATGAACCGTCCGCTGATGCAGACCTCTCCGGCAACGATCAGCACGGCGGCATCCTCTCTGGGCTACTCCCGTATGGGCTTCGCATCGCAGACGCTGTCTGCCTACATTCGCGCGCAGGGTTATCACGCTATTCCCTGCAAAAACGGAGTTGGCATGTCCGTCCCGATGGCCATTGAAGCAGGCCTTGGTCAGGATGGCCGTAATGGGTTGCTCATCACGCCAGAATTCGGCCCCAATATCCGTATCGACAAGGTCCTGACCAGCATGCCCCTCGTGCCGGACGATCCCATCGACATTGGTGTCCACGAATTCTGCCGCCACTGTAAAAAATGCGCCCGCGAATGTCCCTCAAAGAACATCACAATGGGTGAGCGAACCTTTGAAGGTCCATCTGAATGCACGCATAGCGGCGTATACAAGTGGCAGAATGATCCCAAAAAATGCCTGGCATTCTGGGTCGAGAACTGCAGTGACTGTGGCAACTGCATCGCGGTCTGTCCGTTCACAAAGGGCAAAATGTGGGCACATGCCGTCACAGAATGGTCCATCAAAAATGTTCCTGCTGCTGATGGAATCTGGCTCAACCTGGATGACGCATTCCACTACGGAGAGCGCCGCGATGCAAAAGAAGTCTTTGAAACAATGAATGTCGCACCTTACGGCCTTGATCCCGACAAGTTCGCAAAAACCCACAAGGGATAA
- a CDS encoding 4Fe-4S binding protein — translation MRIAKVRSWIGFVSLFGILLAAYFEFPFSGCSYLRLGFLRLVCPVGFIETTLATKSIIWPLVPGFLIICVLIFLFGRAYCSWICPAAQAGQKSITFLGKFLPPSFMKGTRRKWQRTRSHLSAKLQLDYQDGIALFLGVAVGILVFGYPFFCLFCPIGVISRNLIELATHYSVRMDLILLFFPLFLGLLFRSGWKCMCPVGTLRGLVARSNHTLVPLKNPRLCNSCRKCERICPSGLSPHLGIVDPSKCVKCLRCVDECPKSALSIAVWNK, via the coding sequence ATGCGCATCGCTAAAGTGCGGAGCTGGATCGGTTTCGTCTCTCTTTTCGGTATCTTGCTCGCCGCCTATTTTGAATTCCCCTTTTCCGGATGCAGCTATCTTCGCCTCGGATTTTTGCGGCTCGTCTGTCCTGTTGGATTCATCGAAACAACACTCGCAACCAAGAGCATTATTTGGCCCCTCGTCCCCGGCTTTCTCATTATCTGCGTCCTCATTTTTCTGTTCGGCAGGGCCTACTGTTCCTGGATTTGCCCCGCAGCTCAGGCTGGGCAAAAAAGCATCACATTTTTAGGGAAATTCCTCCCGCCGTCATTTATGAAAGGAACCCGGCGCAAATGGCAGCGAACTCGCTCTCATCTTTCCGCAAAGCTCCAGCTTGACTATCAGGACGGAATCGCGCTCTTTCTCGGTGTCGCCGTGGGTATTCTCGTTTTTGGCTATCCCTTCTTTTGTCTCTTTTGCCCCATAGGCGTCATCTCAAGGAATCTCATCGAGCTTGCGACACACTACTCCGTGCGAATGGACCTCATTTTGCTTTTCTTCCCACTCTTTCTCGGTCTCCTCTTTCGGAGTGGGTGGAAGTGCATGTGTCCTGTCGGAACGCTACGAGGTCTCGTCGCTCGCTCGAACCACACCCTCGTCCCTCTCAAAAATCCTCGCCTATGCAACTCATGCCGGAAGTGCGAACGGATCTGCCCCAGCGGACTCTCCCCTCACCTCGGCATCGTCGACCCTTCCAAGTGTGTAAAGTGTCTCCGCTGTGTCGACGAATGTCCCAAAAGCGCTCTCTCCATCGCTGTCTGGAACAAATAG
- a CDS encoding 4Fe-4S dicluster domain-containing protein has product MPQESKKKTALSRRSFLKFSAEATVAFGVVGGLSFASTERSYIRPPGAISAKEFSERCMRCGACAEVCPTRAITLLDLTTDIKNMGTPVVDYHLGGCTAWRGECMRCIDVCPTKALSPKAPLERKMGTAQIRTNECVNCMVCYRWCPIEGAVLFPNPNGGAPFVREKDIPEKIKVKNSPYKPWIDTEKCVGCGLCAHYCIAECIDMEALKEENAHAHR; this is encoded by the coding sequence ATGCCGCAAGAATCCAAAAAGAAAACCGCGCTCAGCCGTCGGTCATTCCTCAAGTTTTCCGCAGAAGCAACGGTCGCCTTTGGCGTCGTTGGCGGTCTCTCCTTTGCCTCTACAGAACGGAGCTACATCCGCCCCCCCGGCGCAATATCTGCAAAAGAATTCTCTGAGAGATGCATGCGTTGTGGCGCTTGCGCAGAGGTTTGTCCGACCAGAGCCATCACCCTTCTCGACCTCACCACAGACATCAAAAACATGGGAACCCCCGTTGTTGATTATCATCTCGGTGGCTGCACGGCATGGCGCGGTGAGTGTATGCGCTGCATTGATGTCTGTCCCACAAAGGCCCTCAGCCCCAAGGCTCCCCTTGAGAGAAAAATGGGAACTGCACAGATTCGGACAAATGAATGCGTCAACTGCATGGTCTGTTATCGGTGGTGTCCCATCGAAGGCGCCGTTCTCTTTCCTAACCCAAATGGTGGTGCTCCATTTGTTCGGGAAAAGGACATTCCAGAAAAAATTAAGGTAAAAAACTCGCCCTACAAGCCGTGGATTGACACAGAAAAGTGTGTGGGCTGCGGACTCTGTGCACACTACTGCATTGCCGAGTGTATCGACATGGAAGCTCTCAAGGAGGAAAATGCGCATGCGCATCGCTAA
- a CDS encoding sigma-54 interaction domain-containing protein has translation MNKLEFFKEATLHISASPDPEVGIGHFFQFLKQSIPLEGMTFHVYDPGLLALRLFRLRFDETALEFDKIIPVEGEAAQKLAKWSYPGNVHRIDRSSEDPVSNTLLKSLSKHVGTGEKSCIVALLDLGSGLWGHCCFFADGANRFSDEHVSLIEMLIPPLSIATRVQIKFDQVLRLKSALAEENQFLYDELKRFSGEEIIGSDSGLKDIMDMTAQLARVNTPVLINGETGVGKELIANAIQSASARHDKAFVKVNCGAIPDSLLDSELFGHEKGAFTGAQSRKIGRFERASGGTIFLDEIGELPLKAQTRLLRVLQNHEIERVGGVKAIPVDIRVIAATHRDLPEMVKRGEFREDLFFRLNVFPLTVPPLRHRKQDIPALTLHFGKKIAASMKLTGGPKLMPGAMESLMAYDWPGNVRELENLVERALILFPQGPLRFDSLFPKAFGHADSVQQESEGLLPLDSVIQQHIQRALRETQGRVSGPHGAAKLLQINPNTLRKRMDKLGISYKLQERKHRA, from the coding sequence ATGAACAAGCTTGAATTTTTTAAAGAAGCGACCCTGCATATTTCTGCCAGCCCAGACCCAGAAGTGGGAATTGGACATTTTTTTCAGTTTTTGAAGCAGAGTATTCCGTTGGAGGGAATGACCTTCCATGTCTATGATCCCGGTCTCTTGGCGTTGCGTCTGTTCCGACTGCGTTTTGATGAAACCGCGCTGGAGTTCGACAAGATTATTCCCGTGGAGGGTGAGGCCGCCCAGAAGCTCGCGAAGTGGAGCTACCCCGGTAATGTGCACAGAATTGACCGAAGTTCCGAAGACCCCGTGAGTAATACTTTGCTGAAATCTCTAAGCAAGCATGTGGGCACAGGGGAAAAGTCATGCATTGTGGCACTGCTTGATTTGGGGAGTGGACTCTGGGGGCACTGTTGCTTTTTTGCTGACGGGGCAAATCGTTTTTCGGATGAACATGTGAGCCTGATTGAGATGCTGATTCCACCGCTGAGCATTGCCACGCGGGTGCAGATTAAGTTTGATCAGGTTTTGCGGCTCAAGAGTGCCTTGGCCGAAGAAAATCAGTTTTTGTACGACGAGCTGAAACGGTTTTCTGGAGAGGAGATCATCGGAAGTGACTCTGGCCTGAAAGACATAATGGACATGACGGCGCAGCTTGCGAGGGTCAATACCCCGGTGCTGATTAATGGAGAAACAGGCGTCGGCAAGGAACTTATTGCCAATGCTATCCAGAGCGCTTCGGCACGACACGACAAAGCCTTTGTGAAAGTGAACTGTGGGGCAATTCCTGATTCGCTTCTTGATAGTGAGTTGTTTGGGCACGAGAAAGGTGCGTTTACCGGAGCGCAAAGTCGCAAAATTGGACGCTTTGAACGGGCAAGCGGTGGAACAATATTTCTTGATGAAATTGGCGAGCTGCCGCTAAAGGCTCAGACTCGGCTTTTACGAGTGCTGCAAAACCATGAAATTGAACGCGTTGGCGGGGTGAAGGCTATTCCTGTAGACATACGGGTGATTGCCGCAACACATCGCGATTTACCAGAGATGGTGAAACGGGGGGAGTTTCGGGAAGACCTGTTCTTTCGTTTGAATGTCTTTCCCCTAACCGTGCCGCCACTGCGGCACCGAAAACAGGACATCCCCGCGCTGACACTGCATTTTGGGAAAAAGATCGCGGCGAGCATGAAACTTACTGGCGGGCCAAAGCTTATGCCGGGGGCAATGGAGTCACTTATGGCCTATGACTGGCCGGGGAATGTTCGAGAGCTGGAAAATCTTGTTGAACGGGCACTTATCCTGTTTCCTCAGGGACCACTTCGTTTTGATTCACTTTTCCCCAAGGCTTTTGGGCATGCTGACTCTGTTCAGCAGGAGAGTGAGGGACTTTTGCCTTTGGATAGTGTCATTCAGCAGCATATTCAGCGGGCACTTCGGGAAACACAGGGGCGGGTGAGTGGACCTCATGGCGCGGCAAAACTTTTACAGATTAATCCCAATACCTTGCGGAAGCGTATGGATAAGCTTGGCATTTCGTACAAGCTGCAGGAGCGCAAGCACAGAGCTTAG
- a CDS encoding Crp/Fnr family transcriptional regulator: MKNTQQFRQQSALFTLEGVNSIWATVLDRSTHVSFPKNHEIQTIQSDYFYYLIKGKLKLSCLSTNGQERVVMHLGPGTLFNEVSHLHLSAHRHSLHTLEQCEVGRFPDKLLKDTEFFTSHPLLIQNLVQSLGIKTGAFFAQLFDSGLIHVRGRVCRMLHQLWKENGEKPSFRTNVSQVDMAAMLGVHRSSLCREIRILREQGIIGHFSKAKLEIHHPEKLLENLD; this comes from the coding sequence ATGAAGAATACGCAACAATTCCGCCAGCAAAGCGCTCTCTTTACGCTGGAGGGGGTCAATTCGATTTGGGCGACGGTGCTTGACCGCTCGACGCATGTTTCGTTTCCCAAGAATCATGAAATCCAGACAATCCAGTCGGACTACTTTTATTATCTCATCAAGGGCAAACTCAAACTGTCATGCCTGTCGACCAACGGGCAAGAACGGGTCGTCATGCACCTTGGACCGGGAACGTTGTTTAACGAGGTATCACACCTGCACCTGTCCGCACACCGCCATAGCCTGCATACGCTGGAACAATGTGAGGTAGGACGCTTCCCAGACAAACTGCTTAAGGACACAGAATTCTTTACGAGCCACCCACTACTCATTCAAAACCTTGTCCAGTCGCTTGGAATCAAAACAGGGGCATTCTTCGCACAGCTCTTTGACTCTGGCCTTATTCATGTCCGCGGCCGAGTCTGCCGAATGCTGCACCAGCTGTGGAAGGAAAATGGAGAGAAGCCTTCATTCCGCACAAATGTCTCTCAGGTCGATATGGCAGCTATGCTCGGTGTACATAGAAGTTCCCTGTGCCGCGAGATACGAATCCTGCGTGAACAGGGCATTATTGGACATTTTTCAAAGGCAAAACTGGAAATTCATCACCCTGAAAAACTCCTTGAAAACCTTGATTAA
- a CDS encoding reductive dehalogenase: MILFSLTSTELRLITLKYKEDIMESKEQKKGMNRRQFTKLLGGLSVGATGAALAGPMADAAAAEEQAQNLRDKFRKIKNPIKVDPNKFKRFNAKDQAFNSLPRDTGENCHEQAIQSSLQQWKTGSIGQNLPRTSIAEARTQMAFFWSMERMNTLTGYHGEGMENKGALSWNDELFDEEHMPDFPAPTLTDPKELTPLAKICARLGGADLVGICKLNRNWIYSDVQRNPYIPGDPITKKITFEDVEKPIETDDKLIIPDDVNYAIVTAFAMNRPLIQTSPSTISSGAASLGYSRMGFAAQTICAYIRAQGYHAIPCKNGVGLSVPMAIEAGLGQDGRNGLLITPEYGPNVRIDKILTNMPLIPDEPIDLGVHEFCRHCKKCARECPSKNITMGERSFDGPTSATLSGVYKWQNDPKKCLAFWVENGSVCSNCIAVCPFTKGKMWAHSVTEWSIKNVPAADGIWLNLDDAFHYGERRKTKDVFASTDIAPYGLDPDKFGKSRLR; the protein is encoded by the coding sequence ATGATTTTATTCAGTCTCACCAGCACGGAGCTGAGACTCATCACGCTGAAATACAAAGAGGATATCATGGAGAGTAAAGAGCAGAAAAAAGGAATGAACAGACGTCAGTTCACAAAACTTCTTGGAGGCTTGAGCGTCGGCGCAACTGGCGCCGCCCTTGCGGGACCAATGGCTGACGCCGCAGCAGCAGAAGAACAGGCGCAGAATCTTCGGGACAAGTTCCGTAAAATCAAGAATCCGATCAAAGTTGATCCAAATAAATTTAAACGCTTCAACGCCAAGGATCAGGCCTTCAACTCGCTGCCTCGCGACACAGGCGAGAACTGCCATGAACAGGCTATACAAAGCTCGCTCCAGCAGTGGAAAACAGGCTCCATCGGCCAAAACCTGCCCCGGACGAGCATTGCCGAAGCTCGTACCCAGATGGCTTTTTTCTGGAGCATGGAGCGCATGAACACCCTGACGGGCTACCACGGCGAAGGCATGGAAAACAAAGGTGCGCTGAGCTGGAATGATGAACTTTTTGATGAAGAGCACATGCCAGACTTCCCGGCTCCCACGCTGACCGATCCCAAGGAGCTGACGCCGCTGGCCAAGATATGTGCACGTCTTGGTGGCGCAGACCTTGTGGGCATCTGCAAGCTGAACCGAAACTGGATTTACTCCGATGTTCAGCGCAACCCGTACATTCCCGGTGATCCCATTACAAAAAAGATCACATTCGAGGATGTCGAAAAGCCCATTGAAACAGACGACAAACTTATTATCCCAGACGATGTGAATTATGCCATCGTGACAGCCTTTGCCATGAATCGCCCGCTGATTCAGACCTCTCCGTCAACGATCAGCTCCGGTGCTGCATCTCTTGGCTATTCCCGTATGGGATTTGCCGCGCAGACTATCTGTGCATACATCCGCGCCCAGGGATATCACGCCATTCCCTGCAAGAATGGCGTCGGTCTTTCCGTGCCTATGGCCATCGAAGCAGGGCTTGGCCAGGACGGTCGAAATGGTCTGCTTATCACCCCTGAATATGGACCGAATGTCCGTATTGACAAGATTCTGACCAACATGCCGCTCATCCCGGATGAACCTATCGACCTCGGTGTGCATGAATTCTGCCGCCACTGTAAAAAGTGTGCCCGCGAGTGCCCCTCAAAAAACATTACAATGGGTGAACGCTCTTTTGATGGCCCAACTTCGGCAACACTAAGCGGTGTCTACAAATGGCAGAATGACCCCAAAAAATGTCTGGCATTTTGGGTCGAAAACGGCAGCGTCTGTTCGAACTGCATCGCTGTCTGTCCCTTCACAAAGGGGAAAATGTGGGCGCACTCCGTCACAGAGTGGTCCATCAAGAATGTCCCGGCTGCAGATGGGATCTGGCTCAATCTTGATGATGCATTCCATTATGGCGAACGCCGCAAAACGAAAGACGTCTTTGCAAGCACCGACATCGCCCCGTACGGACTCGATCCTGATAAATTTGGTAAATCCCGCCTGAGATAG
- a CDS encoding sigma-54 interaction domain-containing protein — protein sequence MNELEFFKKATLYITATPDSELGVGHFFQFLKTCIPLEGMTIQVYDPGLLSLHLFQVRVDDKLLELDKVIPLVDEEARKLVQQNVGRTIFRINKGSQEPVSRILLKALDGYLEQGEKSCIVANLNLGTGAFGDCCFIADGENRFEEKHVRMLKMLISPLSIAITAQMQFMQVKRLKSALAEESRFFHDELKKITEGEIIGRDSGLKDIMDMTAQLARVNTPVLINGETGVGKELIANAIQSASTRHDGPFVKVNCGAIPDSLIDSELFGHEKGAFTGAQCRKIGRFERASGGTIFLDEIGELPLKAQTRLLRVLQNHEIERVGGIKALPVDIRVIAATHRNLPEMVEKGEFREDLFFRLNVFPLTVPPLRHRKKDIPALTQYFIEKIATRMRLPSTPKLMPAAVEPLMAYDWPGNVRELENLVERALIVFPQGPLRFDVLFAQTQGRARAPQVLSDTVLPMDVMMRQHIQHALRETQGRISGPHGAAKLLQMHPNTLRKRMDKLGIQYRLRDRKRRG from the coding sequence GTGAACGAACTTGAGTTTTTTAAAAAGGCAACACTGTACATCACCGCCACCCCTGATTCTGAGCTTGGGGTTGGGCATTTTTTTCAGTTTCTCAAGACCTGTATCCCTCTCGAAGGGATGACTATTCAGGTTTATGACCCCGGACTGCTCTCCCTGCATCTGTTTCAGGTGCGGGTTGATGACAAACTGCTGGAGCTTGATAAAGTCATCCCCCTTGTGGATGAAGAGGCGCGCAAGCTCGTTCAGCAAAATGTTGGGAGAACGATTTTCCGTATTAACAAAGGCTCACAGGAACCTGTGAGTCGCATTCTTCTGAAAGCTCTTGATGGCTATCTTGAGCAGGGGGAGAAGTCCTGCATTGTTGCCAATCTTAATCTTGGGACTGGAGCCTTTGGGGACTGCTGCTTTATTGCTGACGGAGAGAATCGTTTTGAGGAAAAGCATGTCAGGATGCTGAAAATGCTGATTTCTCCTTTGAGTATTGCGATCACAGCTCAGATGCAGTTCATGCAGGTGAAGCGACTCAAGAGTGCGCTGGCCGAGGAGAGTCGTTTTTTTCATGACGAACTGAAAAAAATTACGGAAGGCGAAATCATTGGTCGCGATTCTGGACTGAAAGACATTATGGACATGACAGCGCAGCTTGCGAGGGTGAATACACCGGTTTTGATTAACGGCGAGACAGGCGTCGGCAAGGAACTTATCGCCAATGCCATTCAGAGCGCCTCGACGCGCCATGATGGGCCATTCGTTAAGGTGAACTGTGGGGCAATTCCTGATTCGCTTATAGACAGCGAACTGTTTGGGCACGAGAAGGGCGCTTTTACAGGCGCGCAGTGCCGCAAGATAGGTCGCTTTGAGCGGGCCAGTGGTGGAACGATTTTTCTCGATGAAATAGGAGAGCTTCCACTCAAGGCTCAGACGCGACTTTTGCGCGTGCTGCAAAACCATGAAATTGAACGCGTTGGCGGTATAAAAGCTCTCCCTGTTGATATTCGCGTTATTGCAGCGACCCATCGCAATCTTCCTGAGATGGTAGAGAAGGGGGAATTTCGTGAGGACTTGTTTTTCCGCCTGAATGTTTTTCCACTCACGGTTCCACCTCTGCGGCATCGAAAAAAAGATATCCCGGCGCTGACCCAGTATTTTATTGAAAAAATAGCGACGAGGATGCGGCTCCCCAGCACTCCAAAACTGATGCCCGCGGCTGTAGAACCTCTTATGGCGTATGATTGGCCCGGAAATGTCCGCGAGCTGGAGAATCTTGTAGAACGGGCGCTGATTGTCTTCCCGCAGGGGCCGTTGCGGTTTGATGTGCTTTTTGCTCAGACTCAGGGGCGGGCAAGGGCGCCGCAAGTGCTGAGCGACACGGTTTTGCCTATGGATGTCATGATGCGTCAGCACATCCAGCACGCGCTTCGGGAAACACAGGGGCGAATTAGCGGACCACATGGCGCGGCCAAGCTTTTGCAGATGCATCCGAATACCCTTCGGAAGCGAATGGACAAGCTGGGCATCCAGTACCGGCTGCGGGACCGTAAGCGACGTGGATAG